CCGACATCCGTGAGCACCGCACACCCGTGAGCGCCGCCCCGCCGCGTGCCGAGTGGCCGGCCCTGATGGCGCGCGCGCAGGCGGGCGACCAGGCGGCCTATGGGCGGCTGCTGAAGGCGATGCTGCCCCTCATCCAGTCGCTGGCCCGGCGGAAGGTCGGCGATGACGGCCTGGTGGACGATGTCGTGCAGGACGCGCTGATGACCATCCATGCCGTGCGCCACACCTATGACCCGGCCCGGCCGATCCTGCCCTGGGTGGCGGCGATCGTGTCGGCCCGCGCCGTCGATGCCCTGCGCCGGCGCGGACGGCACCGCCGGCGAGAGGTCCAGGACGAGGGCGCGCTGCTGGCGGCGGTCGACGCCGGCGCCTTCGCGCGGGTGGAGGGGGGGGGGGCACGGCGGGAACTGGATGGCTTCCTTGGCCGCCTGCCGGCCCGGCAGCGCCAGATCGTCGAACTTGTCCATTTGCGGGAGATGAGCCTGGTTGATGCCGCCGGCGCCAGCCGCCTGTCCGTATCCGCCGTCAAGGCGCTGCTGCACCGCGCCGTCACCCGGCTGCGCCAATTCGGGATCGATGACCATGGCTGACCACGACGCGCTGATCGACCGGCTCAGCCGGGCCGCCCGGCCGGTCAGACGGCCGCTTCCCGCCGGGCTGCGCACCGCCGCCTGGATGGCGGCGGCCCTGCCGTGCGGCGCCCTCGCCACCCTGG
The DNA window shown above is from Azospirillaceae bacterium and carries:
- a CDS encoding sigma-70 family RNA polymerase sigma factor yields the protein MSAAPPRAEWPALMARAQAGDQAAYGRLLKAMLPLIQSLARRKVGDDGLVDDVVQDALMTIHAVRHTYDPARPILPWVAAIVSARAVDALRRRGRHRRREVQDEGALLAAVDAGAFARVEGGGARRELDGFLGRLPARQRQIVELVHLREMSLVDAAGASRLSVSAVKALLHRAVTRLRQFGIDDHG